From the Hordeum vulgare subsp. vulgare chromosome 1H, MorexV3_pseudomolecules_assembly, whole genome shotgun sequence genome, the window ggaggataaCCCCCTAAAATGAAATGAATTACTTACGGAACTTCCAATGCAATGAGTGGCAAATCATATTAGTAGTACAACATCACTTCGAGTTGTGTTAACAGACAAACAAAAGGTTCATCAGAAGTCAAAGTGCCGGAATGAAATGACTGGTTACCACGCAGAAATGCAGCGAACTTCAAACTTTGCCTGAACTGTAACACTTGCACAATCAATTTCCTATGCACTTATCAAGTAATGACCTCCTTTTGCATGTATCCTGTATGGTATCCCGCGTGTCTCAACGACAAAATTTGAAGCTACTGTGAAAGAGGAACAAATACTACAGTATAATCTTACAGCCGTGCAGCACATACAAGACGATGATGAGCTATACCTGATATCTGTGTAAGGGCAGTGTGCTAAAATCTCAGAGGGGAGATCAGATAAACAGGGCGCCAAGAGAGCAATCTCAGAGGGTAATTGCGGCTCAGGACATTGTCGCGGGTAATTACAGATGTTCAGAGCTCGAATTCCTCTTCCCGGAGCACCATCTCCGCGGCctcttcctcgtcgtcgtcgagAGAGAAGTACTTGCTCCTCTCGGCCGGCCTGAATGTGTAGAACATGAACATGTAGAACGCCATTGAAGCCACTTCCTCGGCCAGGATGCTCACCCACCGGTACTTGTAACTGGCAATGGTCCTGAGCGCAAACACCACGATCCTGGTGAAGTACAAGTACCCAATCACCACGGTGTAGAACTGCCGGAACAGAGTGAGCTTGGACAGGTTCCGCGCCGCCTTGCCGTCGGTCTTGGACGTCTCCCGGAGCGACCGCATGGACCAGACGACCGGGAAGAGCACCGCGCAGCAGCAGGCGACGTCGACGAACAGCAAGATCTGGTTCCATGTCACCCAGCTCTGCATGAACGGCCCGGTCTCCCCAATGACCGCGTCGGCGATGTTGGCCATGACCTGCAGCGGGATCACCACCATGAGCACCTTCTTCTCCCGGTCCTGCAGGAATGGCCTGAGGAAGGACCACCCCGTGCCGACCAGCACGATGACCGCGAAGAGGATGACGCCCTTGATGAGCTGGAAGAGGTAGAAGGCCACGTCCCAGCCGTGCGGCGTCCCGGTGACGCGGATGTAGTGCTGGTCCTCGGCGGCCGAGAGGCAGTAGAGCAGGCGCGCGACGAGGAGCGCGGACATGAGGTGGTGGATTTGGTTGGCCGCCACGCGGTCGCGGGAGAGCGTGAGGTAGGCCCATCCGGCGAGGAACGCGGCGTAGCCGAAGGCGAAGAAGCCGTAGATGGCCGGGACGGGCGCCTGGCCGACGGGGAGGTAGTCCTTGGAGCCGTCCGGGTTGGCGTTGTACATCTCGGTGCGGACGTTCATGGAGACGAGCGACTCCGGCGCGCAGTTGGCGAAGTAGAGGCTGTACTCGTCGGGGTGGGTGACCGGGAAGGACTTGTTGTAGTGCCCGCCCTCCATGTCGTGGAAGGTGAAGAGCTTCTTGACGTAGGGGCTGGAGAGGACGCACCCGGAGAGGTCGGGCTCGTCGGCGCCGCTGGGGTCCTCCGGCTCCGCCGCGCGCTTCTCCGCCGGCGCCCGCGGCTCGGAGGCGGCCTGCAGGAGGGACTCGTCGGCGAGGAGGAAGAACCCGATCTGCTTGGGGTCCGCCCGCgcgaaggaggaggagacggcggcGCCGGAGAGGATGATGCGGACCGCGCCGGTCTTGGAGAAGCCGAACTTCTCGAACAGGATGGTGTGGCGCGGGTCCTCCCGGAAGGACTCCGCCCTGATCTCCGCCGCGGCGGGGGAGGCGAGGAGGAGGGACCCCGCGGcggcgagcagcagcagcaggaggcgagctccggcggtggcCATGGCGAGATCTGTCGCCTGTGCGGGGCGGAGCGCGTGGGAGTGTGTCGGTGTGCGCGTGGGCGGTGGGTGGAGCACGGCCGTCTTATGTGGCGGAAGAGCGGGGCTCGGATGTGCCTCGCGATTGGTGACTGTTCGGTAGGAGGTTGACTTGTGCAGTCCTAGCAGACGGTGCGACGGGAAAGTTTCCACTCCCGTTTTTGTACACTTCGGGGTGTGAAAGGGCTGTCAGGAAAAAAAATACACTCATGGTCTCTATAGTTACACAAAAGTACAATACGGTTACTGAGCCTAGCAATACGTTCATTACGGTCATCGGATACGATTTAACGAAAAAATACGGTCACTGTAGCACATATACGGTGGGTACAACGCGGTTGAACACGTGTTGACCGGCTCGAGGCCAGGTGGCGAACCGCGGAGGCGTGGTCGTCGTTTTTTTTGCGTCGAGCCCCGTGACCATCATGGAATCCACCCATTCATCCCTGCTCCACTCACGTCGCCTCTTCGTGTTCGATTGGAAATAGGGGAGCGGCTCCATAAGCGACGCCGCCCCCAACGATCGTCGACGGTGCACGCAAGCTGAGGCGCGGATGTCCTCCGCGAATGCATAGGTGGCGCCGCCGCGCGTGTTCTTCTTGTGTGAGGCGTCGGCGATGGCCCGTGTTCGTGGTGCAGAAGGGGCGTCACCCCGTGTCTACAGTAAGTATCTGCCCCTGTTCTTCTCGTAAGGTTTGTGCGTTTTGGTCGTCAAAGAACCTCCTTTTAGGACCGCATTTTCATCTAAGATGTGTTGTAGTTGCAAGATTGGACCGGTTGTTCTAGGGTTTTTAGTCAGAATTTAGGGGTTAAGGGAATTGGGGCTTAGGCTTTTTTAGAGTTAAATAAAGAGATTGTGATGCATGTAGTGCTTTTGTTGTTGTCTGAGGTCGTCGAAGCAGCAATTTTCCGATGGAGATCAACCATGGTGGGTTTTTTCTTGGCCATGGCAAGAACCGTTCTTATGTGAATGGTCGTGCCATTTTGTATGATCAAGTGGAAAGGGTCACCTGGTCACCTATAATGATTGAAAATCTTGTGGAAGAAATAGGTTATGAGATGGCAGGGAGGCTTAAGGTTTTTTATTGTGTCCCTATCCTTACACTTAGCACAAATGGTCTCAGGGCAATAGCTGATGATGAACGGGCTGGCAAAATGCTCATGTTTGTTGATATTGGACACCACTTTTTCAGTCTTTATTTGGATCATGATGATAGCTTCAGAGCTAACCTTAGCGAGGATGATGTTGTGAATCATCCAAGAGCTAGTTTGCCTCAAGTTTTCAGCCCAACAAGGAGAGTGCATAGCAATGGAGAGAATGCAGAAGCAGAGCACGGAGAAGGTGAGGCAGAAGCAGAGCATGGAGAAGTTCACGCAGAAGGAGAGTTTGGAAGAGGAGAGGAAGCACATATTCCTATTCAAGTTGTCTATCCTGATTGTGATGCAGATGATGATGTCAACCCGTTTGAGTTTGTTAAGCGGGCATGAGTACATAGAGATGTGGGTAATGAAAGACATGAAGAACGGGCAGATGGTGTGCAAGAAGGTGATGCAGGTGGAAACATAAGAATGAGGAGGAGTGACAGGCAGAACCAGTTGAACTATGCACTCGAAGAAGAGGATGTAGCAAGTGATACAGAAGGTGAAGATTATGAGCCTGGTCTGCTTGTGGACAATGACAATGAgataggagatggtgatgataatCTGTATGCAGATAATGTAGATGAAGATGAACCAGGGCAGAAATATGAAAAGAGATCAAATGAGAaagcaaagaaaaaaagggaaagagtAAGCAATTCCTAACAATCAAGAGAAAGGGAAAGAAGCATACCACTCTGATGAAGACATATCTAAGACTGATGATTTGTGGGCTCCTGATTCAGATGATGAAGAGCTTAGTTTGAAGTTCAAATCCTTTAGAGAAGAGGATCTTCATAGGCCAAAGTTTCATGTTGGGCAAGTATTTGATAGTGTAGAGTTGTTGAGGACTGTCATAAAAGAGTACTCATGTCAGAACAGAGTTCATACCAAGTTGCCTGTGAATGACATGAAGAGATTGAAAGCAAAGTGTGATGAAGGCTGCACATGGTATTTGTGGGCATCATATGATAATAGGACTATGGCTTTCATGGTGAAAAGATATGTGAGTGAGCACATATGCAACAAGAAGTGGAAGTTTAGGGCTTTCACAGCTAAATTCCTGGCACAAAAGTACCTTATGAATTTTTCTAGGGTTGATCAAGACATGAACCTTATGAATTTTATGAACCTTATGAAATTCACGGCTGATCAAGACATGAACCTTATGAATTTTTCTAGGGTTGTCCAGAAAGAATGTCACATGACACCAGGCAGGATGAAGTTGCAGAGAGCAAGAAGGATGGCAATGAAGATAGTATATGGTGATGAAGAAGGGTAGTATAAGCTTCTTTGGAATTATGCTAATGAAGTTAGGAGAAGCAACCTTGGCTCACCATTTTATATGTCACTTGATGAGAATGCAAGGTTCAGCAAGCTATACATgtgtgtggatgcttgcaagagagattCCTTCAGGGTTGTAGGCCGGTGATCTTTGTTGCGAGGTCAACtacttgcggttgttgttgtagaTCCAAATATTTGTATCTTTCCAATAGCAAATGTTGTGGTTGAAGTGGAGGACACCACTAACTGGATGTGGTTCCTTGACACACTGAAAAGGGGTCTTGGCATCATCAACACTGAACCCTGGACTATCATGTCAGACAAGCAAAAGGGTCTCATAAGTGCAGTTGAACAACTATTCCCTGAGTCATAACACAGATTTTGTGTGAGGCACATGTGGCAGAACTTCCACGAGTCTTTCAAAGGGGATATTTTAAAGAACCCACTATGGAATATAGCAAGGAGCAACACAATTCAGTTATATGAGAAGGGGATGCAGGAAATGAAGCTACTTAATGCACATGCCCACAAGTGGTTGCATGAGCTGGAACCTAACACATTGATGAAAGATTTTTAGAGTGATTTGCGGAAATGTGATATACTACTGAACAAGTTATGTGAAGTTTTTAAGAGGTTATCTCAAAATATGTTCATGCTTTGGTTATTTGCTACCATTTTAGAAATATTTTCATGCTTAGGTCTTCTAACACATGTGACATTTGAAGGTATATTTTGGAGGCTAGGGAGCTGCTAATACTTACCATGGTTGAAAGAATCTATAGGCGGCTTATGACAAGGCATTACAACAAGCAGATCGAATCAGACAAGCGAGCAAGTCATATATGCCCTAAAATCATGAAACAAGTTGAGAGAACATGTGAGTTtgcaaacacatgctatgtggattgcTAAGGTGATGGTCTTTTCCTAATAGGTGACAGAGGGgtagattgttggggaacgtcgcatgggaaacaaaaactttcctacgctcacgaagacctatcatggtgatgtccatctacgagggggatttcagatctacgtacccttgtagatcgcacaacagaagcgttaatgaacgcggttgatgtagtggaacgtcctcacgtccctcgatccgccccgcgaaccgtcccacgaaccgtcacgCGATCCGTTCCAcggtccgctccgatctagtgccgaacggacggcacctccgcgttcagcacacgtacagcgcgacgatgatcttggcctacttgatccagcaagagagacggagaggtagatgagttctccggcagcgtgacggcgctccttaggttggtggtgatctaatctcagcagggctccgcccgagctccgtagaaacgcgatctagaggaaaaaccgtggaggtatatggtcgggctgccgtggaaaagttgtctcaaatcagccctaaaacctccgtatatataggtgggaggggaggggccttgccttggggggggggggttggccaaagggggggaggagtcctcctcctccaatcctagtccaactaggattggaaggtggagtccttcccttcattcccacttccccttttttttcttttctctttgattttcttatctcctgcacaggggcctctttgggcttgcccaccagcccactaagggctggtgcggcacccctaaggcctatgggcttctccggggtgggctgccccccccccccccgggtgaacatccggaagccattcgtcattctcggtacattcccggtaatttcgaaaaccttccggtaatcaaatgaggtcatcctatatatcaatcttcgtctccggaccattccggaaaccctcatgacgtccgtgatctcatccgggactccgaacaacattcggtaaccaaccatataactcaaatacgcataaaacaacgtcgaaccttaagtgtgcagaccttgcgggttcgagaactatgtagacatgacccgagggactcctcggtcaatatccaatagcgagacctggatgcccatattggatcttacatattctacgaagatcttatcgtttgaacctcagtgccaaggattcatataatcacgtatgtcattccctttgtccttcggtatgttacttgcccgagattcgatcgtcagtatccgcatacctatttcaatctcgtttactggcaattctctttactcgttccgtaatacaagatctcgcaacttacactaagtcacattgcttgcaaggcttgtgtgtgatgttgtattaccgagtgggcccgagatacctctccgtcacacgaagtgacaaatcccagtatcgatccatactaactcaacggacaccttcggagatacctgtagagcatctttttagccacccagttatgttgtgatgtttggtacacacaaagcattcctccggtgtcagtgagttatatgatctcatggtcataggaacaaatacttgacacgcagaaaacagtagcaacaaaatgacacgatcaacatgctacgtctattagtttgggtctagtccatcacatgattctcccaatgatgtgatccagttatcaagcaacaacaccttgtacatagtcagaagaccgtgacaatccttgatcaactggctagccaactagaggcttgctagggacagtgttttgtctatatatccacacatgtatctaagttttcattcaatacaattatagcatggataataaacgattatcttgatacatgaattataataataacttatttatcattgcctctagggcataattccaacattctcccacttgcactagagtcaataatctagccctcacatcaccatgcgaattacattgtaataaatctaacacccatacagttcatgtgttgatcatgctttgcccgtggaagaggtttagtcagcgggtctgctacattcagatccgtgtgcactttgcatatatttacgtcctccccttcgatgtagtcgcggatgaggttgaagcatcgtttgatgtgtctggtcttcttgtgaaaccgtggttcctttgctaaagcaatggcacccgtgttgtcacaaaacaaggttattggattcagtgcgcttggcaccactccaagatccgtcatgaactgcttcatccagacaccctccttagccgccttcgaggcagccatgtactccgcttcacatgtagaatcagctacgacactttgcttggaactgcaccagcttaccgcacccccattaagaataaatacgtatccggtctacgacttagagtcgtccggatctgtgtcaaagcttgcatcaacgtaaccttttacggcgagctcttcgccacctccatacacgagaaacatctccttagtccttttcaggtacttcaggatattcttgaccgccgtccagtgatccactcctagattactctggaacctgcctgccatacttatgaccaggctaacatccggtctagtgcacaacattgcatacatgatagaacctatggctgaagcataggggacggtgctcatatgctctctatctttatcagttgttgtgcaccgagtcttactcaatctcgtaccttgtaaaactggcaagaaccccttcttggactgttccattttgaacctcttcaaaactttatcaaggtatgtactttgtgaaagtcctatgaggcgtttcgatctatccctatagatcttaatgcctagaatgtaagcagcttctaggtccttcatagagaaacttttattcaagtaatcctttatgctctccaaaaactccacgctgtttccaatcagcaatatgtcatccacatataatattagaaacgccacagagctcccactcactttcttgtaaatacaagattctccaaccacttgtataaacccaaatgcttttatcacctcatcaaagcatttattccaactccgagatgcttgcaccagtccataaatggatcgctggagcttgcacactttgttagcatttttaggatcgacaaaaccttcgagatGCATCATATAcacctcttccttaaggaaaccgttaaggaacgccgttttgacatccatctgccagatttcataatcgaaaaatgcagctattgctaacatgattctgacagacttaagcatcgctacgggtgagaacgtctcatcgtagtctactccttgaacttgtgaaaaaccctttgccacaagtagagctttataaacggtcacattaccgtcagcgtccgtcttcttcttaaagatccatttgttctaaatagccttgcggccctcaggtagtacttccaaagtccacactttgttttcatacatggatcctatctcggacttcatggcctccagccatttgttggaatccgggcccaccattgcttcttcataattcgcaggctcattgttgtctaacaacataattgataagacgggattaccgtaccactctggtgtagtacgcggtctcgtcgacctgtgaggtccgataggaacttgatctggagtttcatgatcatcatcattaacttcctcctcaaccggcgtcgcaacaataggggtttccccttgccctgcgccaccatccagagggatgagaggttcgacaacctcatcaagttctatcttcctcccactcaattcccacgagagaaactccttctcgagaaaagctccgttcttagcaacaaacactttgcccttggatttgagatagaaggtatacccaactatctctttcgggtaacctacgaagatgcacttttccgctttgggttccagcttttcaggctgaagctttttgacataagcatcacatccccaaactttaagaaacgacaactttggtcttttgccataccacagttcgtatggtgtcatctcaacagattttgatggtgccctatttaaagtgaatgtagctgtttctaatgcataaccccaaaatgatgacgacaaatcggtaagatacatcatagatcgcaccatctccaataaagtacgacgttcggacacaccattacgctgtggtgttccaggcggtgtaaactgtgaaacaattccatattctcttaagtgagcaccaaactcgaaactcagatattcacccccacgattagaccgtatgaacttgatcttcttgttacgatgattttcaacttcactctgaaattgctagaACTttccaaatgtttcagacttgtgcttcatcaagtagacataaccatatctactcaaatcgtcaatgaaggtgagaaaataacgatatccgccgcgtgcctgcacgctcatcggaccacacacatcggtatgtatgatttccaacaagtcacttgcacgctccattgttccgaagaacggagttttagtcatcttgcccatgaggcatggttcgcacgtgtcaagtgaatcaaagtcaagtgactccaaaagtccatcggtatggagtttcttcatgcgctttacaccaatatgacctaagcggcagtgccacaaaaacatggcgctatcattgttaactctaactcttttggtctcaatgttatgtatatgtgtattatcactatcaagattcaatatgaacaatcctctcacattgggtgcatgaccataaaagatattactcatagaaatagaacaaccattattctctgacttaaacgagtaaccgtctcgcaataaacaagatccagatataatgtccatgcttaacacatgaactaaataacaattatttaagtccataaccaatcctgatggtaactgaagtgaaactgtgccgacggcgattgcatcaaccttggaaccatttcccacatgcatcgtcacttcatccttcgccagccttcgcttattccgcaattcctgtttcaagttgcaaatatgagcaacagaaccggtatcgaatacccaggcactactacaagagctggttaagtacacatcaataacatgtatatcaaatatacctgatttttctttggccgccttcttatcagccagatacttgggtagttgcgcttcgagtgacccatacccttgcaataatagcactccgtttcaggcttaggtccagctttgggtttcttcgtcggattggcaacaggcttgccgctcttcttcaaattacccgtctttcctttgccgtttctcttgaaactagtggtcttattcaccatcaacacgtgatgctctttacggagttctgagtctgtgactttcagcatcgcgaataactcgccgggtgacttgttcatcccttgcatgttatagttcaacacaaagcccttatagcttggcggcagtgattgaagaattctgtcagtgatagcctcttgcgggagttcaatccccagctcagctagacggtttgagtacccacattttgagcacatgttcactgacagatgaattctcctccatcttgcaagcatagaatttatcggaggtctcatacctctcgattcgggcgttcttctgaaagataaacttcaactcctggaacatctcatatgctccatgacgctcaaagcgacgttgaagtcccggctctagtccatacaagactgcacattgaactactgagtagtcatccttacgtgttaaccaagcgttcttaacatcttggtcagccgtagcgggttgttcatctcctagcgcagcattaaggacataatccttgttCCCAGCTTGcgagagcaacttaagattacgagccgagtctacaaagttgcttccatcatctttcaacttagctttctctaggaacgtattaaaattcagggtgactgtcgcgtgagcaatgatctacaacacaaatatattcaaagtggacttagactatgttcaagataattagagtttaacttaatcaaattacttgctaaactcccactcaaaaagtacttctctctagtcatttgagtggttcatgatccaattccactagctcaagtccgatcatcacgtgagttgaggtagtttcagtggtaagcatccctatgctaatcatatcaactatatgattcatgatcgacctttcggtcttatgtgttccgaggccatgtctgcacatgctaggctcgtcaatcttaacccgagtgttccgcgcgtgcaactgttttgcacctgttgtatgtgaacgttgagtctatcacacccgatcattacgtggtgtctcgaaacgacgaactgtagcaacggtgcatgatacgtctcaaacgtatctataatttttgatggtttcacgttgttatcttgccttctttgtatgttttatgtacctttttatatccttttgggataacttattaattcagtgccaagtgccagttcctgttttttccgtgtttttgactcttttcagatctgattttggaacggagtccaaacggaataaaaaccccgaaatgattttttcccgaatgaaagaagaccagggagcctttgggccaagctaggtgggccccatggagcccacaagctcccacaacgccaccaggggggaggcggcggtgggcaagcttgtggccaccctgaccgccccctgacctagatcttgcgcctatatattcccaaatattccgcaaaaaatcaagggagcctcgaaaatacttttccgccgccgcaagcttctgtttccgcgagatatcatctggagacccttcccggcaccctgctggaggggactttggaggtggagggcttcttcatcatcatcatcgcccctccaatgactcgtgagtagttcacttcagacctacggggccgtagttagtagctagatggctgcttctctctcttggatctttaatacaaagttctccatgatcttcatggagatctatccgatgtaattgtaagtgcatctagtgccccttagtgattttggtggtttgaagacttataggttaagtatctaatgtgtttgtgagtgtacacagaatctataagtcattgaggagtttgtgatatttgaaggatatcgacccctaaaaatatatgtcttcagttgaagagattggtctgaagctgaagaaatgaaatgcgaggaatctgcgatgaaattgatattcctcatgaagatactgatattgagaattccggtggttcctgaagaaaatcactctgaagaattgaagcatgaagatttacactttgtggtttactttcttcgcattcgagtaataggaacaccgtactgttaaagggggtcgaagttacactatggaatgaatttcctcatgatgcttaacccaagcctaatcctaccaaaagcctcaaataggaatacgagtgacatgaggactctcacagttgagggttccgaccgtttcgatagccacgccaagtcaccggtcttatccactccaacggtcatattacttaagggcattagtgtcaaatcatgtcgggatgctcccaggctataaatagccacccccacaaccactagctggttggctgctccgttagaaactgacacttgtcataagagcaacccaattcctcagagccttcgagagtaattcatcagtgagaaaatacaccatccaccgaaaccacaaaccaaacctagtgattgagcatcactgaagaagttgttcctgtgtgggactgaagccttttacctttgaggactgtgcatcctccagacggttaggcgtcatggtctagagctttccagcagtcaattgtggatcgccgggtgaccaagtttgtgagggtttagaagtctgccctgaa encodes:
- the LOC123445301 gene encoding protein CANDIDATE G-PROTEIN COUPLED RECEPTOR 7-like, coding for MATAGARLLLLLLAAAGSLLLASPAAAEIRAESFREDPRHTILFEKFGFSKTGAVRIILSGAAVSSSFARADPKQIGFFLLADESLLQAASEPRAPAEKRAAEPEDPSGADEPDLSGCVLSSPYVKKLFTFHDMEGGHYNKSFPVTHPDEYSLYFANCAPESLVSMNVRTEMYNANPDGSKDYLPVGQAPVPAIYGFFAFGYAAFLAGWAYLTLSRDRVAANQIHHLMSALLVARLLYCLSAAEDQHYIRVTGTPHGWDVAFYLFQLIKGVILFAVIVLVGTGWSFLRPFLQDREKKVLMVVIPLQVMANIADAVIGETGPFMQSWVTWNQILLFVDVACCCAVLFPVVWSMRSLRETSKTDGKAARNLSKLTLFRQFYTVVIGYLYFTRIVVFALRTIASYKYRWVSILAEEVASMAFYMFMFYTFRPAERSKYFSLDDDEEEAAEMVLREEEFEL